One region of Oryza sativa Japonica Group chromosome 10, ASM3414082v1 genomic DNA includes:
- the LOC9270872 gene encoding probable inactive receptor kinase At5g16590 isoform X2 — MGFKNAAMIGTRCETTWVWVVMVVVVILAAAMAAVVEGVGWPEPELEALRDERGGLVALRDALRSGRDLHSNWTGPPCHGGRSRWYGVACDGDGRVVGVQLDGAQLTGALPAGALAGVARLETLSLRDNAIHGALPRLDALARLRVVDLSSNRFSGPIPRGYAAALGELTRLELQDNLINGTLPAFEQDGLAVFNVSYNFLQGEVPDTRALRRFPATAFAHNLRLCGEVVRTECRREGSPFDAAPAGGGGSGSDGGDRVFGARDAAAPPARWRKPIRFRIARWSVVVIALIAALVPFAAVLIFLHHSKKSRVVRLGGGRAAAAATAGDIKDKAAEQAGKKVSSGSGNGSRSTTESGKGAADQLQFFRPEKATFSLDELFRSTAEMLGKGRLGITYRVALHAGGGGGGGGGPVVVVVKRLRNMGHVPRKDFAHTMQLLGKLRHENVVEVVACYFSKDEKLVVYDHVPGRSLFHLLHENRGEGRTPLPWPARLAIAKGVARGLAYLHQTLPLFHRPPHGDLKSSNVLVVFPGPGGRGGGGGDAVPVAKLTDHGFHPLLPHHAHRLAAAKCPELARGRRRLSSRADVFCLGLVLLEVVTGKVPVDEDGDLAEWARLALSHEWSTDILDVEIVADRGRHGDMLRLTEVALLCAAVDPERRPKAHDVVRMIDDIAAGSAAAAGDGEATAGRELALR, encoded by the exons Atg GGCTTCAAGAACGCCGCCATGATCGGGACAAGGTGTGAGACGACATGGGTTtgggtggtgatggtggtggtggtgattcttgcggcggcgatggcggcggtggtggagggtgTGGGGTGGCCAGAGCCGGAGCTGGAGGCGTTGCGCGACGAGCGGGGCGGGCTGGTGGCGCTGCGGGACGCGCTGCGGTCGGGGAGGGACCTGCACTCGAACTGGACGGGGCCGCCGTGCCACGGCGGGCGGAGCCGGTGGTACGGCGTGGcgtgcgacggcgacgggcgggtgGTCGGCGTGCAGCTCGACGGCGCGCAGCTCACGGGCGCGCTCCCCGCGGgggcgctcgccggcgtggcGCGGCTGGAGACGCTGTCCCTGCGCGACAACGCCATCCACGGCGCGCTCCCGCGGCTCGACGCGCTGGCGCGGCTCCGCGTCGTGGACCTGTCGAGCAACCGGTTCTCGGGGCCCATCCCGCGCGGgtacgcggcggcgctgggTGAGCTCACGCGGCTCGAGCTCCAGGACAACCTGATCAATGGCACGCTGCCGGCGTTCGAGCAGGACGGGCTCGCCGTGTTCAACGTGTCGTACAACTTCCTCCAGGGCGAGGTGCCCGACACCCGCGCGCTCCGCCGGTTCCCCGCCACCGCGTTCGCCCACAACCTCAGGCTCTGCGGCGAGGTTGTGAGGACGGAGTGCCGCCGCGAGGGCTCGCCATTcgacgccgcgccggccggcggcggcggcagcggcagcgatgGTGGTGATCGGGTCTTCGGggcgcgcgacgccgccgcgccgccggcgcggtggcgcaaGCCCATCCGGTTCAGGATAGCGAGGTGGAGCGTCGTGGTGATCGCGCTCATCGCCGCGCTGGTGCCGTTCGCCGCGGTGCTCATCTTCCTCCACCACAGCAAGAAGAGCCGGGTGGTTCGTCTCGGCGgcggtcgcgccgccgccgccgccaccgcag GTGACATCAAGGACAAGGCGGCGGAGCAAGCCGGCAAGAAGGTGAGCAGTGGCAGCGGCAACGGAAGCCGGAGCACGACGGAGTCCGGCAAGGGAGCGGCGGATCAGCTACAGTTCTTCCGGCCGGAGAAGGCGACCTTCAGCCTCGACGAGCTGTTCCGTTCGACGGCGGAGATGCTCGGCAAGGGCCGGCTAGGGATCACCTACCGCGTCGCcctccacgccggcggcggcggcggcggcggcggcggcccggtcgtcgtcgtcgtgaaGCGGCTGCGCAACATGGGGCACGTGCCACGCAAGGACTTCGCCCACACCATGCAGCTCCTCGGCAAGCTCCGCCATGAGAacgtcgtcgaggtcgtcgcCTGCTACTTCTCCAAGGACGAGAAGCTCGTCGTCTACGACCACGTCCCCGGCCGCAGCctcttccacctcctccacg AGaacagaggagaggggaggacgcCGCTGCCATGGCCGGCGAGGTTGGCGATAGCGAAGGGCGTGGCGCGGGGGCTGGCCTACCTGCACCAGACGCTGCCGCTCTTCCACCGGCCGCCGCACGGCGACCTCAAGTCGTCGAACGTGCTCGTCGTCTTCCCGGGGCCcggcggccgcggaggcggcggcggcgacgcggtgcCGGTGGCCAAGCTGACTGACCACGGGTTCCACCCGCTGCTGCCGCACCACGCGCACCGCCTCGCGGCGGCCAAGTGCCCGGAGCTcgcgcgcgggaggcggcggctctCCTCCCGCGCCGACGTGTTCTGCCTCGGCCTCGTGCTGCTCGAGGTGGTCACCGGGAAGGTCcccgtcgacgaggacggcgacctGGCGGAGTGGGCGCGGCTGGCGCTGAGCCACGAGTGGTCGACGGACATCCTCGACGTGGAGATCGTCGCCGACCGGGGCCGCCACGGCGACATGCTGAGGCTCACCGAGGTCGCCCTGCtctgcgccgccgtcgaccccgagCGCCGGCCCAAGGCGCACGACGTCGTCAGGATGATCGACGACATCGCcgccggctccgccgccgccgccggagacggggaggcgacggcggggcGAGAGCTCGCGCTGCGGTGA
- the LOC9270872 gene encoding probable inactive receptor kinase At5g16590 isoform X1: MGFKNAAMIGTRCETTWVWVVMVVVVILAAAMAAVVEGVGWPEPELEALRDERGGLVALRDALRSGRDLHSNWTGPPCHGGRSRWYGVACDGDGRVVGVQLDGAQLTGALPAGALAGVARLETLSLRDNAIHGALPRLDALARLRVVDLSSNRFSGPIPRGYAAALGELTRLELQDNLINGTLPAFEQDGLAVFNVSYNFLQGEVPDTRALRRFPATAFAHNLRLCGEVVRTECRREGSPFDAAPAGGGGSGSDGGDRVFGARDAAAPPARWRKPIRFRIARWSVVVIALIAALVPFAAVLIFLHHSKKSRVVRLGGGRAAAAATAVAGDIKDKAAEQAGKKVSSGSGNGSRSTTESGKGAADQLQFFRPEKATFSLDELFRSTAEMLGKGRLGITYRVALHAGGGGGGGGGPVVVVVKRLRNMGHVPRKDFAHTMQLLGKLRHENVVEVVACYFSKDEKLVVYDHVPGRSLFHLLHENRGEGRTPLPWPARLAIAKGVARGLAYLHQTLPLFHRPPHGDLKSSNVLVVFPGPGGRGGGGGDAVPVAKLTDHGFHPLLPHHAHRLAAAKCPELARGRRRLSSRADVFCLGLVLLEVVTGKVPVDEDGDLAEWARLALSHEWSTDILDVEIVADRGRHGDMLRLTEVALLCAAVDPERRPKAHDVVRMIDDIAAGSAAAAGDGEATAGRELALR, encoded by the exons Atg GGCTTCAAGAACGCCGCCATGATCGGGACAAGGTGTGAGACGACATGGGTTtgggtggtgatggtggtggtggtgattcttgcggcggcgatggcggcggtggtggagggtgTGGGGTGGCCAGAGCCGGAGCTGGAGGCGTTGCGCGACGAGCGGGGCGGGCTGGTGGCGCTGCGGGACGCGCTGCGGTCGGGGAGGGACCTGCACTCGAACTGGACGGGGCCGCCGTGCCACGGCGGGCGGAGCCGGTGGTACGGCGTGGcgtgcgacggcgacgggcgggtgGTCGGCGTGCAGCTCGACGGCGCGCAGCTCACGGGCGCGCTCCCCGCGGgggcgctcgccggcgtggcGCGGCTGGAGACGCTGTCCCTGCGCGACAACGCCATCCACGGCGCGCTCCCGCGGCTCGACGCGCTGGCGCGGCTCCGCGTCGTGGACCTGTCGAGCAACCGGTTCTCGGGGCCCATCCCGCGCGGgtacgcggcggcgctgggTGAGCTCACGCGGCTCGAGCTCCAGGACAACCTGATCAATGGCACGCTGCCGGCGTTCGAGCAGGACGGGCTCGCCGTGTTCAACGTGTCGTACAACTTCCTCCAGGGCGAGGTGCCCGACACCCGCGCGCTCCGCCGGTTCCCCGCCACCGCGTTCGCCCACAACCTCAGGCTCTGCGGCGAGGTTGTGAGGACGGAGTGCCGCCGCGAGGGCTCGCCATTcgacgccgcgccggccggcggcggcggcagcggcagcgatgGTGGTGATCGGGTCTTCGGggcgcgcgacgccgccgcgccgccggcgcggtggcgcaaGCCCATCCGGTTCAGGATAGCGAGGTGGAGCGTCGTGGTGATCGCGCTCATCGCCGCGCTGGTGCCGTTCGCCGCGGTGCTCATCTTCCTCCACCACAGCAAGAAGAGCCGGGTGGTTCGTCTCGGCGgcggtcgcgccgccgccgccgccaccgcag TGGCAGGTGACATCAAGGACAAGGCGGCGGAGCAAGCCGGCAAGAAGGTGAGCAGTGGCAGCGGCAACGGAAGCCGGAGCACGACGGAGTCCGGCAAGGGAGCGGCGGATCAGCTACAGTTCTTCCGGCCGGAGAAGGCGACCTTCAGCCTCGACGAGCTGTTCCGTTCGACGGCGGAGATGCTCGGCAAGGGCCGGCTAGGGATCACCTACCGCGTCGCcctccacgccggcggcggcggcggcggcggcggcggcccggtcgtcgtcgtcgtgaaGCGGCTGCGCAACATGGGGCACGTGCCACGCAAGGACTTCGCCCACACCATGCAGCTCCTCGGCAAGCTCCGCCATGAGAacgtcgtcgaggtcgtcgcCTGCTACTTCTCCAAGGACGAGAAGCTCGTCGTCTACGACCACGTCCCCGGCCGCAGCctcttccacctcctccacg AGaacagaggagaggggaggacgcCGCTGCCATGGCCGGCGAGGTTGGCGATAGCGAAGGGCGTGGCGCGGGGGCTGGCCTACCTGCACCAGACGCTGCCGCTCTTCCACCGGCCGCCGCACGGCGACCTCAAGTCGTCGAACGTGCTCGTCGTCTTCCCGGGGCCcggcggccgcggaggcggcggcggcgacgcggtgcCGGTGGCCAAGCTGACTGACCACGGGTTCCACCCGCTGCTGCCGCACCACGCGCACCGCCTCGCGGCGGCCAAGTGCCCGGAGCTcgcgcgcgggaggcggcggctctCCTCCCGCGCCGACGTGTTCTGCCTCGGCCTCGTGCTGCTCGAGGTGGTCACCGGGAAGGTCcccgtcgacgaggacggcgacctGGCGGAGTGGGCGCGGCTGGCGCTGAGCCACGAGTGGTCGACGGACATCCTCGACGTGGAGATCGTCGCCGACCGGGGCCGCCACGGCGACATGCTGAGGCTCACCGAGGTCGCCCTGCtctgcgccgccgtcgaccccgagCGCCGGCCCAAGGCGCACGACGTCGTCAGGATGATCGACGACATCGCcgccggctccgccgccgccgccggagacggggaggcgacggcggggcGAGAGCTCGCGCTGCGGTGA